The following are encoded in a window of Aerococcus sanguinicola genomic DNA:
- a CDS encoding DEAD/DEAH box helicase — protein MEEHSTDALRGRLLTAEEVELAPEQIEGLEGVQCLEAVSGQYGQLSCQRCHNQDQAAFYRNPCFQREDCYYCLSCLQFGKLSSCDRLYHLPRKPAVKPSEAEVCLAWQGQLSNQQAEGAQKIRQSFEEGKDCFIWAVTGAGKTEMLFPALQVAMADGKRLALASPRLDVCNELYPRLQAAFPQLDIALLHGQSDQSFRDCPLTICSTHQLIRFQAYFDGIIIDEVDAFPFVDDQTLHFAAERALVEGGVRIFLSATPSRRQEAAIKKQEVAAFILPARYHRKALPVPHYVWVGNWRQSLSQAKLPRRLDHWIGSKLEAKRRFLLFLPHIPLMLALEEVLHRVFDQARLASVSAKDPERTAKVQVMREEGYDFLLTTTILERGVTFPNIDVAVLGTEDRTFTQQALVQISGRVGRKADAATGEVVFFHQGKTRASQAAIRQIKDMNRLAHERGLLDD, from the coding sequence ATGGAGGAACATTCAACTGACGCTTTGCGTGGTCGTTTGCTGACGGCGGAAGAAGTGGAGCTAGCCCCTGAGCAAATCGAAGGCTTGGAAGGGGTCCAGTGCCTAGAGGCGGTGTCTGGCCAGTATGGGCAGTTAAGCTGCCAACGCTGCCACAACCAGGACCAGGCGGCTTTTTACCGGAATCCTTGTTTCCAACGTGAAGACTGCTATTATTGCCTATCTTGCCTACAATTTGGCAAACTTTCTTCTTGTGATAGACTCTACCACCTTCCTCGCAAGCCGGCGGTTAAGCCTTCGGAAGCGGAAGTATGTCTAGCTTGGCAGGGGCAATTATCCAACCAGCAGGCAGAAGGCGCCCAAAAGATCCGGCAGAGCTTCGAAGAGGGGAAAGATTGTTTTATTTGGGCAGTAACTGGAGCAGGGAAAACGGAAATGTTATTTCCGGCCCTCCAAGTCGCCATGGCGGACGGCAAGCGTTTGGCCTTAGCCAGTCCACGTTTGGATGTCTGTAATGAGCTCTACCCCCGCTTACAAGCGGCCTTCCCCCAACTTGATATTGCGCTCTTGCACGGGCAATCCGACCAGTCTTTTCGTGACTGCCCGTTGACCATTTGTTCCACCCACCAGCTCATCCGTTTTCAAGCATATTTTGATGGCATTATTATCGATGAAGTGGATGCTTTTCCTTTTGTCGATGATCAAACTTTACATTTTGCGGCTGAGCGTGCGCTAGTTGAAGGGGGCGTGCGGATTTTCTTATCGGCAACCCCTAGCCGGCGACAGGAAGCAGCGATTAAAAAACAAGAGGTGGCAGCTTTTATCCTACCTGCCCGCTACCACCGCAAGGCCTTGCCCGTTCCCCACTATGTATGGGTTGGTAATTGGCGGCAATCCCTGAGTCAGGCTAAATTGCCCCGCCGATTGGATCACTGGATAGGCAGTAAGCTAGAGGCCAAACGCCGCTTTTTGCTCTTTTTACCCCATATTCCTTTGATGCTAGCCTTGGAGGAGGTCTTACACCGTGTTTTTGACCAGGCCCGCCTAGCTAGTGTATCGGCTAAAGACCCTGAACGCACAGCCAAGGTCCAGGTCATGCGGGAGGAGGGCTATGATTTCTTACTCACGACGACGATTCTCGAAAGAGGGGTGACCTTCCCCAATATTGATGTAGCAGTTCTCGGTACGGAAGATCGGACTTTCACCCAGCAGGCCCTAGTTCAGATCAGTGGCCGGGTGGGACGGAAGGCGGACGCAGCGACAGGAGAGGTGGTCTTCTTCCACCAGGGAAAAACGCGGGCCAGCCAGGCAGCAATCAGGCAGATTAAAGACATGAACCGGCTTGCCCATGAGAGGGGGCTGCTCGATGACTAG
- the pstA gene encoding phosphate ABC transporter permease PstA, with protein sequence MDRALKYLTYFFTIVTFAWLIYIIGYVLINGIPYLSADLFAFEYTTDNVSMMPAIITTIYVILGALLIAVPLGVFAGFYLIEYAGKNNKWVEAIRVASDTLSGVPSIVYGLFGMLAFVIAAGFQYSLLAGILTMAVMVLPLIIRNTEEGLMSVSDKMREGSFGLGAGKLRTIFKIVLPVAMPGILSGIILAIGRIVGETAALMYTLGTATSLPDSLFASGRTLALHMYILSTEGLHRDQAMATGVVLLLFVLIINGLSTWLSNKLGAQGGQK encoded by the coding sequence ATGGATAGAGCATTAAAGTACCTAACCTATTTCTTTACTATCGTAACTTTTGCTTGGCTTATCTATATTATCGGCTATGTGTTAATTAATGGGATTCCTTACCTATCAGCAGACCTTTTTGCCTTTGAGTATACAACAGATAATGTGTCGATGATGCCCGCCATTATCACAACCATTTATGTGATCCTAGGAGCCTTGTTAATTGCTGTACCTCTGGGGGTCTTCGCTGGTTTTTATTTGATTGAATATGCTGGTAAGAACAATAAATGGGTAGAAGCCATTCGGGTAGCTTCTGACACCTTATCAGGGGTTCCATCCATTGTTTATGGTTTGTTCGGGATGCTAGCCTTTGTTATTGCTGCTGGCTTCCAATATTCATTACTAGCAGGTATCTTGACCATGGCGGTTATGGTCCTTCCATTAATTATTCGGAATACCGAAGAAGGGCTGATGTCTGTTAGTGACAAGATGCGTGAAGGGAGCTTTGGTTTAGGGGCTGGTAAGCTACGGACCATCTTCAAGATTGTTTTACCAGTGGCTATGCCTGGTATCCTATCCGGTATCATCTTAGCGATTGGACGGATTGTTGGGGAAACGGCGGCTCTTATGTACACCTTAGGGACCGCAACTAGCTTGCCCGATAGCTTATTTGCATCTGGTCGGACACTGGCCTTACACATGTATATTTTATCAACAGAAGGCTTGCACCGTGACCAAGCCATGGCAACAGGTGTTGTCTTACTATTATTTGTATTAATTATCAACGGATTATCGACTTGGTTATCCAATAAATTAGGAGCTCAAGGGGGACAAAAATAA
- the pstC gene encoding phosphate ABC transporter permease subunit PstC produces the protein MNQNNTLEVVMKWIFFICALLSIFALAAICYFIFARSIPFLADYGLGSFLFGDTWKPTNDIYGIAPMLVGSFYVTCLAILFGVPTGIFTAVFMAFYCPDKLHKILKPGVNLMAGIPSIVYGYFGLVVLVPIIRKTVRSMGIPSSGMSVFTAGLVLGIMILPTIITMSESSLRAVPKSYYQASVGLGATHDRTAYRIMVPAARSGILASVIMGIGRAVGETMAVIMVAGNAAVFPKGLFQGTRTMTANIMLEMAYASGDHRSALIATGAVLFVIVLMINGILAVVKRKGGVQG, from the coding sequence ATGAATCAAAATAATACACTTGAAGTCGTAATGAAGTGGATTTTCTTCATCTGCGCCTTGCTGTCTATCTTTGCTTTAGCAGCAATTTGCTACTTCATTTTTGCACGCAGTATTCCTTTCTTAGCTGACTATGGCCTGGGAAGCTTTCTGTTTGGTGATACTTGGAAGCCAACTAATGATATCTATGGGATTGCTCCAATGCTGGTTGGATCTTTCTATGTAACCTGCCTGGCTATTTTGTTTGGGGTTCCGACTGGCATTTTTACAGCAGTCTTTATGGCCTTCTACTGCCCTGACAAATTGCATAAAATCCTTAAACCTGGGGTCAACCTGATGGCTGGGATTCCATCCATCGTTTATGGTTACTTCGGTTTGGTGGTTTTAGTTCCGATTATCCGTAAGACGGTTCGGTCGATGGGAATTCCTTCCAGTGGGATGAGTGTATTTACAGCTGGCCTAGTTTTGGGTATTATGATCTTACCGACTATTATTACCATGTCCGAATCATCCTTGCGTGCGGTTCCTAAGTCCTATTACCAAGCTTCTGTTGGTTTGGGGGCAACTCACGACCGGACAGCCTACCGCATTATGGTACCAGCTGCTCGCTCGGGGATTCTGGCCTCCGTTATTATGGGGATTGGTCGGGCTGTCGGCGAAACCATGGCGGTTATCATGGTAGCCGGGAACGCGGCTGTCTTCCCTAAAGGTCTCTTCCAAGGGACCCGGACCATGACAGCTAACATTATGCTAGAAATGGCCTATGCATCTGGCGACCACCGGAGCGCTTTGATTGCCACAGGGGCTGTACTCTTTGTCATCGTCCTAATGATCAACGGGATCTTAGCAGTTGTTAAACGCAAAGGAGGCGTGCAAGGCTAA
- a CDS encoding ComF family protein yields MTRCLLCQESMPAHFSLKDFLAFRPITEAKLCTACWQSFAWISGQTCQQCGRSHEDSDTAYCRDCLRWQDQGWYFKNCALLHYDAAFKAWVHQFKRLGDVRLAASFEQVLRDFHQGQPEAIWLPLPSSEANYRKRGFHQTECILEAVGLPYDQAFLPSQPKEGKQALKGRRERLQADRGIRLAPTFSYPKDQAFILFDDVYTTGATMFACYQALDQAGYQNLSGFTLAR; encoded by the coding sequence ATGACTAGGTGTCTCTTGTGCCAAGAAAGCATGCCGGCTCATTTCTCGCTCAAGGATTTTTTAGCTTTCCGCCCTATTACAGAAGCTAAGTTATGTACAGCTTGCTGGCAAAGCTTTGCTTGGATAAGTGGGCAAACCTGCCAGCAATGCGGCCGATCTCATGAAGACTCGGATACTGCTTATTGCAGGGACTGCCTGCGCTGGCAGGACCAAGGGTGGTACTTTAAAAACTGCGCCCTCTTGCATTACGACGCAGCCTTTAAGGCCTGGGTCCACCAATTCAAACGCTTGGGGGATGTGCGATTGGCTGCTTCTTTTGAACAAGTCTTGCGTGACTTTCATCAAGGACAGCCGGAAGCTATCTGGCTACCTCTGCCATCGAGCGAGGCCAATTACCGTAAGCGGGGCTTCCACCAAACCGAATGCATCCTAGAAGCAGTCGGCCTTCCCTATGACCAAGCTTTCTTACCCAGCCAGCCCAAGGAAGGGAAGCAAGCACTCAAGGGCCGACGCGAGCGCCTGCAAGCGGACCGCGGAATCCGTTTAGCCCCAACTTTTTCTTATCCCAAAGACCAGGCCTTTATTCTTTTCGATGATGTCTATACCACGGGAGCCACCATGTTTGCCTGCTACCAGGCGCTCGACCAGGCGGGTTATCAGAATTTATCCGGCTTTACTTTGGCACGATAG
- a CDS encoding YigZ family protein translates to MLAYRTIRQAGEHEIEIKKSRFICQAKRVFSEEEAQDFIQEINKKHWKATHNCVAFQIGERNQIQRAMDDGEPSGTAGVPMLEVLKQMDLKNIIVIVTRYFGGTKLGAGGLVRAYSHAVSEALQAIGIVERQIQQEVAVKVDYPLTGPMEHWIENSPYQLLDTTYLADVCYHLGVAEDQVEACQEAITNLSSGQANFELGDKVYVDVPVDA, encoded by the coding sequence ATGTTAGCTTATCGCACCATACGCCAAGCAGGAGAACATGAAATTGAAATCAAAAAATCCCGCTTCATCTGCCAGGCCAAACGGGTCTTTAGCGAGGAAGAAGCCCAGGATTTCATCCAAGAAATTAATAAAAAACATTGGAAGGCCACCCACAATTGCGTTGCCTTCCAAATTGGCGAACGCAATCAAATTCAACGTGCCATGGACGACGGCGAACCGAGCGGGACAGCGGGTGTTCCTATGCTCGAAGTTCTTAAACAAATGGACTTAAAAAACATCATTGTCATCGTCACCCGCTATTTCGGTGGCACCAAACTGGGAGCAGGGGGACTTGTCCGCGCCTATAGCCATGCGGTGAGTGAAGCCCTCCAAGCTATCGGTATCGTTGAACGCCAGATCCAACAAGAAGTCGCTGTCAAAGTGGACTACCCGCTCACCGGGCCCATGGAACATTGGATTGAAAATAGCCCCTACCAGCTGCTGGATACGACCTATCTTGCAGATGTTTGCTATCATCTCGGGGTTGCCGAAGACCAAGTAGAAGCCTGCCAAGAAGCCATCACCAATCTCAGCAGCGGCCAGGCCAATTTTGAACTTGGAGATAAGGTCTATGTCGATGTCCCCGTTGACGCCTAG
- the pstB gene encoding phosphate ABC transporter ATP-binding protein PstB, with amino-acid sequence MAEEHKVTMTARNMSLFYGNFQALEDIDMDIYEKQVTALIGPSGSGKSTFLKSLNRMNDLIEGCKITGEIALDGKDIYAKDVNVNHLRKRVGMVFQQPNPFPMSIYDNVAYGPRTHGTKDKAELDEIVETSLKGAAIWDEVKDDLNKSGLAISGGQQQRVCIARALAVKPEILLMDEPTSALDPISTLKIEELVQELKEKYTIVIVTHNMQQAARVSDYTAFFYADPDRAPGHSRIIEFGPTEQIFNNPNNEQTADYVAGRFG; translated from the coding sequence ATGGCAGAAGAACACAAAGTAACAATGACTGCTCGGAATATGAGCCTATTTTATGGCAATTTCCAAGCCTTGGAAGATATCGATATGGATATTTATGAAAAACAGGTAACCGCCTTAATCGGCCCATCAGGTTCAGGGAAATCAACCTTCTTAAAGAGTTTAAATCGTATGAATGACTTAATTGAAGGTTGCAAAATTACAGGTGAGATTGCTTTAGATGGTAAGGATATCTATGCCAAGGATGTCAATGTTAACCACTTGAGAAAACGGGTGGGGATGGTTTTCCAACAACCTAACCCCTTCCCTATGAGCATTTATGACAATGTGGCTTATGGTCCACGGACTCATGGCACTAAAGATAAGGCAGAATTAGATGAAATCGTGGAAACTTCTCTTAAAGGGGCTGCCATTTGGGATGAAGTCAAAGACGACCTCAACAAGTCTGGTTTAGCGATTTCTGGTGGTCAGCAGCAACGGGTATGTATTGCACGTGCGCTTGCAGTAAAACCAGAAATCTTATTGATGGATGAACCAACTTCAGCTTTGGACCCAATTTCAACCCTTAAAATTGAAGAACTTGTTCAAGAGTTGAAAGAAAAATATACCATTGTTATCGTAACCCACAATATGCAACAAGCAGCTCGGGTATCTGATTATACAGCATTCTTCTATGCTGATCCTGATCGTGCGCCTGGCCATTCACGGATCATTGAATTCGGGCCAACCGAACAAATCTTCAATAATCCAAATAACGAACAGACAGCCGACTATGTTGCTGGACGTTTTGGTTAA
- a CDS encoding response regulator transcription factor: MKKVLIVDDEASIRKLLQFNLEKEGYDVTTAEDGNRGYELGKSNEFDLIILDIMLPGIDGMEICRRLRQKNIETAILMLTAKDQELEKIIGLELGADDYMTKPFSPREVLARMKAILRRSTRQSEEKAKSQAEADSLRQHVAENSYPVPADDLEEDELVKVGDIIINTGDFSVSVRGELVDMTPKEFDLLYYMSKRVNRTLSREQLLQKIWDFDYPVETRIVDVHISHLREKIEEDTKKPQYIKTVRGFGYKFEVPKP; encoded by the coding sequence ATGAAAAAGGTACTAATTGTTGATGATGAAGCGTCAATCCGTAAGTTATTGCAATTCAACTTGGAAAAGGAAGGCTATGACGTGACGACGGCGGAAGATGGTAACCGGGGTTACGAATTAGGGAAAAGCAATGAATTTGACCTGATCATCCTGGATATTATGTTGCCAGGTATTGATGGGATGGAAATTTGTCGCCGTCTCCGACAAAAAAATATCGAAACAGCCATCCTCATGTTAACAGCTAAGGACCAAGAGTTGGAGAAGATTATCGGACTTGAACTAGGGGCGGATGACTATATGACGAAGCCTTTCAGTCCGCGTGAAGTCCTGGCACGGATGAAGGCGATCCTGCGCCGGTCCACTCGGCAGTCGGAAGAAAAAGCCAAGTCCCAAGCAGAGGCTGACTCCCTGCGCCAGCATGTGGCTGAAAATTCCTACCCAGTTCCAGCAGATGACTTAGAGGAAGATGAGTTAGTTAAGGTGGGAGATATTATCATCAATACGGGAGACTTTTCCGTTAGCGTGCGGGGCGAGCTTGTTGATATGACACCTAAAGAATTTGACTTGCTTTACTATATGTCCAAACGGGTGAACCGGACCCTATCGCGGGAACAATTGCTACAGAAAATATGGGATTTTGACTATCCAGTGGAAACGCGTATTGTGGATGTTCATATTAGCCATTTGCGGGAAAAAATCGAAGAAGATACTAAGAAACCTCAATATATTAAGACGGTTCGGGGCTTCGGCTATAAGTTTGAGGTTCCTAAGCCATGA
- a CDS encoding substrate-binding domain-containing protein: MVEMKKFSKLITVLGSAALLAACGNSASDSGDSEADAGGASGAPEGLIQVISREEGSGTRDAFVEITGVKEGDNDNTTDMADIQNSTDGVMTSVAGDPAAIGYISLGSLNDTVKALNVNGVEPTEENVASGEYAIARPFNIVHKGDLEGAAQDFHDFIFSKEGQDIILAEGYVPVKSDAEAYAGDGSAEGNINISGSTSVGPVMEKLKEEYEKLNPGVSINITQNGSGAGVQAAQEGTADIGMASRELKEDETDVEAEAIAQDGIAVIVNNENGLGDITLESVKGIFVGEITDWSEVK; the protein is encoded by the coding sequence ATGGTAGAAATGAAGAAGTTTTCAAAATTAATCACTGTATTAGGGAGTGCGGCTCTATTAGCTGCATGTGGTAACTCAGCTAGCGATAGCGGTGATTCTGAAGCTGATGCAGGTGGCGCTTCTGGTGCTCCTGAAGGTTTAATCCAAGTGATCAGCCGTGAAGAAGGATCTGGTACACGTGATGCCTTTGTTGAAATTACAGGTGTTAAAGAAGGCGACAACGATAACACAACGGATATGGCAGATATCCAAAACTCAACAGACGGCGTGATGACTTCTGTCGCTGGGGACCCAGCAGCTATTGGTTACATTTCTTTAGGGTCATTAAACGATACCGTTAAGGCCTTAAATGTCAATGGCGTTGAACCAACTGAAGAAAATGTTGCTTCTGGTGAATATGCGATTGCTCGTCCATTTAATATTGTTCACAAGGGCGACTTAGAAGGCGCAGCTCAAGACTTCCATGACTTCATCTTCTCTAAGGAAGGCCAAGACATTATCTTAGCTGAAGGCTATGTGCCAGTGAAGAGTGATGCTGAGGCTTATGCCGGCGACGGTTCTGCAGAAGGAAATATCAATATCTCTGGTTCCACTTCTGTTGGCCCTGTTATGGAAAAATTAAAAGAAGAATATGAAAAGTTAAACCCAGGTGTAAGCATTAACATCACCCAAAACGGTTCTGGTGCAGGGGTACAAGCTGCCCAAGAAGGAACCGCTGATATCGGTATGGCTTCCCGTGAACTTAAGGAAGACGAAACAGATGTTGAAGCAGAAGCAATTGCCCAAGATGGGATTGCTGTTATTGTAAATAATGAAAATGGTTTAGGAGATATTACTTTAGAAAGTGTTAAAGGTATCTTCGTGGGTGAAATCACAGATTGGTCAGAAGTTAAATAG
- the hpf gene encoding ribosome hibernation-promoting factor, HPF/YfiA family encodes MFTYNVRGENIEITPAIRQYAEDKISKLEKYFDNDPEATVYVNAKVYQNHDAKAEVTIPLPRLTLRAEVTSQDLYGSIDLVVDKLERQVHKYKTRMNRRSREKGLGEIAADEQKAGGDDHGIEIVRQKTFSVKPMSAEEAVLQMDLLGHNFFIFENAETESFALVYKRHDGKYGLIDIEEEFTKD; translated from the coding sequence ATGTTTACTTATAATGTTAGGGGAGAAAATATTGAAATCACTCCGGCTATCCGTCAATATGCGGAAGATAAGATTAGTAAGCTAGAGAAATATTTCGATAATGATCCAGAGGCAACAGTATACGTGAATGCTAAGGTTTATCAAAACCATGATGCGAAAGCAGAAGTTACCATTCCTCTCCCACGATTGACGCTCCGTGCAGAAGTTACTTCACAAGACCTCTACGGGAGCATCGATTTAGTGGTAGATAAACTAGAGCGCCAAGTTCACAAGTATAAAACACGGATGAACCGCCGCTCTCGGGAAAAAGGACTCGGTGAAATTGCTGCTGATGAGCAGAAAGCTGGGGGCGACGATCATGGGATTGAAATCGTTCGTCAAAAAACTTTCTCAGTTAAACCGATGTCAGCAGAAGAAGCTGTTCTCCAAATGGACTTACTCGGCCACAACTTCTTCATCTTTGAAAATGCAGAGACCGAAAGCTTTGCCTTAGTTTATAAACGTCATGATGGCAAATATGGTTTAATTGATATTGAAGAGGAATTTACTAAAGATTAA
- the prfB gene encoding peptide chain release factor 2 (programmed frameshift), with translation MELYEIRHLLDGDRDQLESFGGLFDLDSLEETIAENEAKMLDPSFWDDSDKAQELIQANNQAKSVYQTFHDLEEEYEELETLYELVSEEPDDPDLGTELQDKMQAFTQAMVKYERNMLLSGEYDKLSAIVEVHPGAGGTESQDWASMLTRMYERWASQHGYKINYLDYQSGDEAGIKTVSMEILGHNAYGLLKSEHGIHRLVRISPFDSNSRRHTSFASVEVMPEIDQQTEIEINPDDIEMDVFRASGAGGQHVNKTSSAVRLKHLPTGIVVASQDQRSQFQNREVAMRMLQAKLARILEEENAKELDEIRGEKSQIAWGSQIRSYVFHPYNMVKDHRTNCETGDVDGVMDGEIDLFIDAYLKAQLNNEVEN, from the exons ATGGAATTGTACGAAATTCGTCATTTGCTCGATGGGGACCGCGATCAATTGGAAAGCTTC GGGGGTCTCTTTGACTTAGACAGTTTGGAAGAGACGATTGCTGAAAACGAAGCGAAAATGCTGGATCCATCCTTTTGGGACGATTCGGACAAGGCGCAGGAATTGATTCAAGCCAATAACCAGGCGAAGTCTGTTTATCAAACCTTCCATGACTTGGAGGAAGAGTACGAGGAGCTTGAGACGCTCTATGAATTGGTCAGTGAGGAACCTGATGATCCCGATCTTGGGACAGAATTGCAGGATAAGATGCAAGCTTTCACCCAAGCAATGGTTAAGTATGAACGAAACATGCTGCTAAGCGGCGAGTATGATAAGCTTTCAGCGATCGTTGAAGTTCATCCGGGAGCCGGGGGAACGGAATCCCAAGATTGGGCAAGTATGTTGACCCGGATGTACGAACGTTGGGCGAGCCAACATGGTTATAAGATTAATTACTTAGACTATCAATCTGGGGATGAAGCAGGCATTAAGACGGTTTCGATGGAAATTCTCGGCCACAATGCATATGGTCTCTTGAAGTCTGAACATGGGATACATCGTTTGGTAAGAATTTCACCCTTTGATTCCAATAGTCGCCGGCATACCTCCTTTGCCTCAGTAGAGGTGATGCCAGAGATTGACCAACAGACAGAGATTGAGATTAATCCTGATGATATTGAAATGGACGTTTTTCGTGCGTCAGGGGCTGGGGGCCAGCATGTTAACAAGACATCATCAGCTGTCCGCCTCAAGCACTTGCCCACGGGAATTGTTGTTGCCTCCCAAGACCAGCGTTCCCAGTTCCAGAACCGGGAAGTCGCCATGCGGATGCTCCAAGCTAAATTGGCTCGGATTCTAGAGGAAGAAAATGCTAAGGAGTTGGATGAAATTCGCGGTGAGAAATCTCAGATTGCCTGGGGCTCTCAGATCCGGTCTTATGTTTTCCATCCTTACAACATGGTCAAGGACCACCGAACGAATTGCGAAACAGGCGATGTCGATGGGGTGATGGATGGTGAGATTGATCTCTTTATTGATGCCTATCTTAAGGCTCAGTTGAATAATGAAGTTGAGAATTAA
- the pnpS gene encoding two-component system histidine kinase PnpS — protein MKRLTARLTGLFALLFILYSFLFAYNANLVVEHVVGEETQEQMTETAATLRKSFMSLNEENIQNRDRKWVGMINNLIGVLNPAERIIIYDMDKRELIAMGNADLPAAPRESQAFDRAWANTTDFKTHDNNSEDNTIYQYTEFMRNSKGDPIAYIQIIRAVSDLSAAQSRLMGIAFICSILAMAVLLALLYYYFKRLSNPVQAITRIVDDLSHNDYQSRYESKGIEEFDEIGRNINGLAENLERQQGQILTQQKRLNQLIDYLIVGVLLIDDQQRIQVSNSAFFTILGIETDDIWGKRYDNVLHGYRLKQMIENCFQDKSNYNDEVYLYYPKEVILDVNVIYIEESPAGPDTGSQVIVLIYDITEIRRLEKVRTDFISNASHELKTPITSIQGFAETLLDGALEDPDLAQEFVGIIASESNRLTSLISDILDLSKIEQDQIGHKVESIDLEVLANGALVKAEELALRKGISLHTVNLHEEPIIFNSEAGRIDQILTNLVNNGIKYTNPGGDVWIILDLMEAEGYVHISVKDNGVGIPREDLPRIFERFYRVSKDRSTNSGGTGLGLSIVRNLVNSMNGKIHVESQYGQGSCFNVYLPMLDLEDNDDGIEILEE, from the coding sequence ATGAAGCGGCTCACAGCACGTTTAACGGGTCTTTTTGCCCTACTTTTTATTCTTTATAGTTTTCTTTTTGCCTATAATGCCAACTTAGTGGTGGAACACGTTGTAGGTGAGGAAACACAGGAACAGATGACAGAGACAGCCGCTACTTTGCGCAAGTCCTTTATGTCCTTAAATGAAGAAAATATTCAAAATCGTGACCGCAAATGGGTGGGAATGATTAATAACTTGATTGGTGTTCTCAACCCAGCTGAGCGGATCATTATTTACGATATGGACAAGCGGGAATTAATTGCTATGGGGAACGCGGACTTGCCTGCTGCACCTCGAGAAAGTCAAGCTTTTGACAGGGCCTGGGCCAATACGACAGATTTTAAGACCCATGATAACAATTCGGAAGATAATACAATCTATCAGTATACGGAATTTATGCGCAATAGTAAGGGAGATCCCATTGCCTATATTCAAATTATCCGGGCGGTGTCCGATCTTTCTGCTGCCCAGTCACGCTTGATGGGGATTGCATTTATCTGTTCGATACTGGCTATGGCTGTCTTATTAGCCTTGCTCTATTATTATTTCAAACGTTTGTCAAATCCTGTCCAGGCTATTACCCGGATTGTCGATGACCTTTCTCATAATGATTATCAGAGTCGCTATGAAAGTAAGGGGATCGAGGAGTTCGATGAAATCGGTCGCAATATTAACGGGCTTGCAGAGAATTTAGAACGGCAGCAGGGGCAGATTCTAACCCAACAGAAACGATTAAACCAGCTGATTGACTATCTGATTGTTGGGGTCCTCCTCATTGATGACCAGCAGCGTATCCAGGTAAGTAACTCAGCCTTCTTTACGATACTAGGTATTGAGACGGATGATATTTGGGGCAAGCGCTATGATAATGTGCTCCATGGTTACCGGCTCAAACAGATGATTGAGAATTGTTTTCAAGACAAGAGTAATTACAACGATGAGGTTTACTTATACTATCCCAAAGAAGTTATCTTAGATGTGAATGTGATTTATATCGAGGAATCGCCGGCGGGTCCTGATACGGGCAGCCAGGTGATTGTTCTGATTTATGATATCACTGAAATAAGACGCTTAGAGAAGGTTCGAACAGATTTCATTTCCAATGCCTCCCACGAGTTGAAGACGCCGATTACCTCGATCCAAGGCTTTGCTGAAACTCTCTTAGATGGGGCCTTGGAAGATCCTGACTTGGCCCAGGAATTTGTCGGCATCATAGCCTCTGAGAGTAATCGTTTAACCTCCTTGATTTCAGATATTTTGGACTTGTCTAAGATTGAACAGGATCAGATCGGCCATAAGGTAGAAAGTATTGACCTGGAAGTTCTGGCTAACGGCGCTTTGGTGAAAGCGGAAGAATTAGCCTTGCGGAAAGGAATCTCACTGCATACGGTGAATCTCCACGAGGAACCGATTATTTTCAATAGTGAAGCTGGCCGGATCGATCAAATATTAACGAATCTCGTGAACAATGGGATCAAGTACACTAATCCGGGTGGCGATGTCTGGATTATCTTAGACCTGATGGAAGCAGAGGGTTACGTTCATATTAGCGTCAAGGATAATGGTGTCGGGATTCCCCGTGAAGACTTGCCCCGTATTTTTGAACGCTTTTACCGGGTGAGCAAGGACCGGTCAACCAATTCAGGAGGGACAGGTCTCGGTTTATCTATTGTTCGTAACTTGGTCAATAGCATGAACGGGAAGATCCATGTAGAGAGTCAATATGGCCAGGGCTCTTGTTTCAATGTCTATCTGCCTATGCTCGATTTGGAAGATAATGATGACGGAATTGAGATTTTAGAAGAATAG